Proteins encoded in a region of the Lycorma delicatula isolate Av1 chromosome 6, ASM4794821v1, whole genome shotgun sequence genome:
- the LOC142326302 gene encoding uncharacterized protein LOC142326302 — translation MNQLVVLSALFAATFAAPSGIHYAAPAPVVYAAHAPLVKAVPAVLPVATAPVVYSAPGVAISKTVHYAPTPVVTGYTSTVIKPDLGVLATPAHTVSQTPVVAPARSVQTVVPKVTHVQPEVSVKQVPYDVPVHTPYVSEVEVKAHPSPVPVPVAAPVPVPVAVPAPAPVIKAAPAVVHAAPVVHAHAAPIVHASAVPVAGIHAPVIAKAYHHAW, via the exons ATGAATCAGCTg gtggTGTTATCTGCTCTCTTTGCCGCAACCTTTGCTGCTCCAAGCGGTATCCATTACGCCGCTCCGGCCCCGGTAGTATATGCTGCTCACGCTCCACTAGTTAAAGCGGTTCCAGCCGTTTTACCGGTAGCTACCGCTCCAGTAGTATACAGCGCTCCAGGCGTAGCCATCTCCAAAACCGTTCATTACGCTCCGACCCCGGTTGTAACCGGTTACACATCAACAGTCATTAAACCCGACCTCGGAGTACTTGCTACACCCGCACATACCGTTTCTCAGACCCCGGTCGTTGCACCGGCCCGTTCAGTTCAAACTGTTGTTCCTAAGGTTACTCACGTTCAGCCTGAAGTATCTGTAAAGCAG gTGCCGTATGATGTTCCAGTACACACTCCGTACGTAAGCGAAGTCGAAGTCAAAGCTCACCCGTCTCCAGTTCCAGTTCCAGTAGCAGCTCCAGTACCGGTTCCAGTAGCAGTACCCGCTCCAGCTCCAGTCATCAAGGCTGCACCAGCTGTTGTACACGCTGCACCAGTTGTTCACGCACACGCTGCACCGATTGTTCACGCATCCGCCGTCCCAGTCGCCGGCATACACGCTCCAGTAATCGCTAAAGCCTACCACCATGCGtggtga